One window of Curtobacterium sp. 458 genomic DNA carries:
- a CDS encoding ATP-binding cassette domain-containing protein: MLTIEGVTKRFGERRVLDDVGFDVGRGRLTGFVGGNGAGKTTTMRILLGVLEPDAGTVSIDGSAIGPADRKRFGYMPEERGLYPKMRVAEQITYLARLHGVGKREAADRTGQLLERLELGKHADDEVEKLSLGNQQRVQVAAALAHDPEVLVLDEPFSGLDPMAVDVVLGVLREAAGRGVPVLFSSHQLDVVERLCDDVVVIADGRIRASGPQEDLRKQAGPPAWELLVDGDVAWLRDEPGVSVREFDGGYAVFEASDAVAQSVLQRAVSSGTVGSFAPRVPRLSEVFREVIR; encoded by the coding sequence ATGCTCACCATCGAGGGCGTGACGAAGCGCTTCGGCGAGCGCCGGGTCCTGGACGACGTCGGGTTCGACGTCGGCCGCGGACGCCTCACCGGCTTCGTCGGCGGCAACGGCGCCGGCAAGACCACGACCATGCGCATCCTGCTCGGGGTGCTCGAGCCCGACGCGGGGACGGTGTCGATCGACGGCAGCGCCATCGGTCCGGCGGACCGGAAGCGGTTCGGGTACATGCCCGAGGAGCGCGGCCTGTACCCGAAGATGCGGGTCGCCGAGCAGATCACCTACCTGGCCCGGCTGCACGGCGTCGGGAAGCGCGAGGCCGCCGACCGGACCGGGCAGCTGCTGGAGCGCCTCGAACTCGGGAAGCACGCCGACGACGAGGTCGAGAAGCTGTCCCTCGGCAACCAGCAGCGGGTGCAGGTCGCCGCCGCACTGGCGCACGACCCCGAGGTGCTCGTCCTGGACGAGCCCTTCTCGGGCCTCGACCCGATGGCCGTGGACGTCGTGCTCGGCGTCCTGCGCGAAGCAGCGGGCCGGGGCGTGCCGGTGCTGTTCTCGAGCCACCAGCTCGACGTCGTCGAGCGCCTGTGCGACGACGTCGTCGTCATCGCCGACGGGCGGATCCGGGCGTCCGGGCCGCAGGAGGACCTCCGGAAGCAGGCCGGGCCACCGGCGTGGGAGCTGCTCGTCGACGGCGACGTCGCCTGGCTCCGCGACGAACCGGGCGTCAGCGTCCGCGAGTTCGACGGCGGGTACGCCGTGTTCGAGGCGTCCGACGCGGTCGCCCAGTCCGTCCTGCAGCGTGCGGTGTCGTCCGGCACCGTCGGTTCGTTCGCTCCCCGGGTCCCCCGGCTGAGCGAGGTCTTCCGGGAGGTCATCCGGTGA
- a CDS encoding alpha/beta hydrolase-fold protein, which produces MHPTASRVTRRALITGGGAVVAAAAVAEAVNLRWLPGRSSMYRALGLNGQPGKIPDVTPVPTTSGSFVSKARGGRTVGWTIAAPESAGPLPIAVALHGYGGSHRTFFGSGLGYDRFLARHIADGGAPFAVAGVDGGNRYWHRRADGDDPGAMVLDEFVPMLEQHGFDTGRLAFTGNSMGGYGALRFGGLLRASRVRAVAALSPALWTSAGDTARGAFDDAADFRANTVLGRQRELDGVPVRIDVGNGDGFEPAVRTYVDGFDTAPAGGFEPGAHDAAFWRRMAPAQITFLARHLHA; this is translated from the coding sequence GTGCACCCGACCGCGTCCCGAGTCACCCGTCGAGCCCTCATCACCGGGGGAGGCGCCGTGGTCGCCGCCGCAGCGGTCGCCGAGGCCGTCAACCTCCGCTGGCTACCGGGACGCTCGTCGATGTACCGCGCGCTCGGGCTGAACGGGCAGCCCGGCAAGATCCCCGACGTCACGCCCGTCCCGACCACCTCCGGCTCGTTCGTGTCGAAGGCCCGCGGCGGCCGCACCGTCGGCTGGACGATCGCGGCGCCCGAGTCGGCCGGGCCGCTGCCGATCGCGGTCGCCCTGCACGGCTACGGCGGCTCCCACCGCACCTTCTTCGGCAGCGGACTCGGGTACGACCGGTTCCTCGCACGACACATCGCGGACGGCGGGGCGCCCTTCGCCGTGGCCGGGGTCGACGGCGGCAACCGCTACTGGCACCGTCGGGCGGACGGGGACGACCCCGGCGCGATGGTCCTCGACGAGTTCGTGCCGATGCTCGAGCAGCACGGGTTCGACACCGGGCGCCTGGCGTTCACCGGCAACTCGATGGGCGGCTACGGCGCACTCCGGTTCGGCGGTCTCCTCCGGGCCTCGCGGGTCCGTGCCGTCGCAGCGCTCAGCCCTGCACTGTGGACCAGCGCCGGCGACACCGCCCGAGGAGCGTTCGACGACGCCGCGGACTTCCGCGCGAACACCGTGCTCGGTCGGCAGCGCGAGCTCGACGGCGTTCCGGTGCGCATCGACGTCGGGAACGGCGACGGCTTCGAACCCGCCGTGCGCACATACGTCGACGGGTTCGACACGGCGCCGGCCGGCGGCTTCGAGCCCGGAGCCCACGACGCCGCCTTCTGGCGACGCATGGCCCCGGCACAGATCACGTTCCTCGCGCGGCACCTGCACGCCTGA
- a CDS encoding LCP family protein has protein sequence MTEQQEHTAVEEPAAVVRHGRLAPRSPIGFAARVVAMSAAVALVGAGSVAAIASYQVVSQAKPPVSLAMPGTTAKAAPELTAQSGEVNMLLVATDTRDGQGAGFDDPVSRRASSGVGNNDTTLLVHISADHTNMAVVSFPRDLVIPIPACTNDNGSVTPATDAAMLNTALSRGGEQHGLGCVAKTISDLTGLQIPYAGMITFDGVVAMADAVGGVEVCLATPIVDTDVSPALDLQAGNQELSGAEAAAFLRSRHGVGDRSDLGRISNQQTFMSALARQTVSAGTLTNPGRVLRLAETAAKHMTLSDTLADPTTLARMALAVQNVGLSQMVFVQYPVADDPSDTNRVIVSEDAASQLNAVLKANEPVVLGEDSLGRSAVKDPNASASPSAGTGSSSGSGSGSPSSGSGSPSGGASSGAGSSSGAASAPAGAASAPAGTPSAPRTSAAPLPDNVSGQSAATVTCAKRDD, from the coding sequence GTGACCGAGCAGCAGGAGCACACCGCGGTCGAGGAACCGGCAGCGGTCGTCCGCCACGGACGCCTCGCCCCGCGCAGCCCGATCGGCTTCGCCGCCCGCGTCGTCGCGATGTCCGCCGCCGTCGCGCTGGTCGGTGCGGGATCGGTCGCCGCGATCGCCTCCTACCAGGTCGTCAGCCAGGCCAAGCCGCCGGTGTCGCTCGCGATGCCCGGCACGACGGCGAAGGCTGCTCCGGAACTGACCGCGCAGTCCGGCGAGGTGAACATGCTCCTCGTCGCGACGGACACCCGTGACGGTCAAGGTGCTGGCTTCGACGACCCCGTCAGTCGTCGGGCGAGCTCCGGCGTGGGCAACAACGACACCACGCTGCTCGTGCACATCTCCGCGGACCACACGAACATGGCCGTGGTCAGCTTCCCCCGTGACCTCGTCATCCCGATCCCCGCGTGCACCAACGACAACGGCTCCGTGACGCCGGCGACCGACGCGGCGATGCTCAACACGGCCCTGTCCCGCGGCGGTGAGCAGCACGGTCTGGGGTGCGTCGCGAAGACGATCTCCGACCTCACCGGCCTGCAGATCCCCTACGCCGGCATGATCACCTTCGACGGCGTCGTCGCGATGGCGGACGCGGTCGGCGGCGTCGAGGTCTGCCTCGCGACCCCGATCGTGGACACCGACGTCTCCCCGGCACTCGACCTGCAGGCCGGGAACCAGGAGCTCTCCGGGGCCGAGGCCGCCGCCTTCCTCCGCTCTCGCCACGGTGTCGGCGACCGGAGCGACCTCGGCCGGATCAGCAACCAGCAGACGTTCATGTCCGCCCTCGCCCGGCAGACGGTGTCCGCGGGCACGCTGACGAACCCCGGGCGGGTCCTGCGGCTGGCGGAGACCGCGGCCAAGCACATGACGCTGTCCGACACGCTCGCCGACCCGACCACGCTCGCCCGGATGGCACTCGCGGTGCAGAACGTCGGGCTGTCCCAGATGGTGTTCGTGCAGTACCCGGTGGCCGACGACCCGTCCGACACGAACCGGGTCATCGTGTCCGAGGACGCGGCCTCCCAGCTCAACGCGGTGCTCAAGGCGAACGAGCCGGTCGTGCTCGGCGAGGACAGCCTCGGTCGTTCAGCGGTGAAGGACCCGAACGCGAGCGCGTCCCCGTCGGCCGGGACCGGGTCGTCGTCGGGCTCCGGGTCGGGGTCGCCGTCGTCGGGGTCCGGTTCGCCGTCCGGGGGTGCGTCCTCGGGCGCAGGCTCGTCGTCCGGTGCGGCATCGGCCCCGGCCGGTGCGGCATCGGCCCCGGCGGGCACGCCGAGCGCCCCGCGGACCTCGGCGGCGCCGCTGCCGGACAACGTCTCGGGTCAGAGCGCCGCGACGGTCACCTGCGCCAAGCGGGACGACTAG
- a CDS encoding ABC transporter permease → MSAVRLVSAREIQARLRSKAFIVSALILVVMVVASIVIAGVVGNATSDDKTPVAVAEGVSLPSSAGLDVTPTATTAAAERLVRSGDVDAAIVPSDDPLGFSVVGLDSTPTGVVQALSVSPKVELLDPDALPEGLVYIVALAFGVVFFASAVTFGQSIAQSVVEEKSTRVVEILMAAIPARALLAGKVLGNSIMAFAQIVAVAIAATIALALTGQDNLFTLLGPSMLWFVGFFAIGFVLIASLFAASAVLVSRQEDVGSVTTPVMMLVMIPYVLIIVAYSNPTILGVMSYVPFSAAIGMPMRIFLGSVEWWEPVLSLLVLLASVVVVILVGARIYENALLRTGGRVKLSEAIRG, encoded by the coding sequence GTGTCCGCGGTCCGGCTCGTCAGCGCCCGGGAGATCCAGGCGCGCCTCCGGAGCAAGGCGTTCATCGTCTCGGCGCTCATCCTCGTCGTCATGGTCGTCGCGTCCATCGTGATCGCCGGCGTGGTCGGCAACGCCACGTCCGACGACAAGACGCCGGTGGCGGTCGCGGAGGGCGTCAGCCTGCCGTCGTCCGCCGGTCTCGACGTCACCCCGACGGCGACGACCGCGGCGGCCGAGCGTCTCGTCCGGAGCGGGGACGTCGACGCCGCCATCGTGCCGTCCGACGATCCGCTCGGCTTCTCGGTCGTGGGCCTCGACTCCACCCCGACCGGTGTCGTGCAGGCGCTCAGCGTCTCGCCGAAGGTGGAGCTGCTGGACCCCGACGCGCTGCCGGAGGGCCTCGTGTACATCGTCGCGCTCGCGTTCGGCGTCGTGTTCTTCGCCTCGGCGGTGACGTTCGGACAGTCGATCGCGCAGAGCGTCGTGGAGGAGAAGTCGACCCGGGTCGTCGAGATCCTGATGGCGGCGATCCCAGCCCGTGCACTGCTGGCGGGGAAGGTGCTCGGCAACAGCATCATGGCGTTCGCGCAGATCGTGGCGGTGGCGATCGCGGCGACCATCGCGCTCGCCCTGACCGGCCAGGACAACCTGTTCACGCTGCTCGGCCCGAGCATGCTGTGGTTCGTCGGCTTCTTCGCGATCGGGTTCGTGCTCATCGCGTCGCTGTTCGCCGCGTCCGCGGTGCTCGTGTCGCGGCAGGAGGACGTCGGCAGCGTCACGACGCCGGTGATGATGCTCGTGATGATCCCCTACGTGCTGATCATCGTCGCGTACTCGAACCCGACGATCCTCGGCGTCATGTCGTACGTGCCGTTCAGCGCGGCGATCGGGATGCCGATGCGGATCTTCCTCGGCTCGGTCGAGTGGTGGGAGCCGGTGCTGTCGCTCCTGGTGCTCCTCGCGTCGGTGGTCGTGGTCATCCTCGTCGGCGCGCGCATCTACGAGAACGCGCTGCTCCGGACCGGCGGTCGCGTGAAGCTGTCGGAGGCGATCCGCGGCTGA
- a CDS encoding MFS transporter, with protein sequence MQPRLREVKRSFSLRRAAFLGSGLALIAVTYGLVRLAFGLFLPDVQRDLDLEATAAGWVSAAASACYCVGALAGFVLARSHARALVLSAAVTAAAGALGMAASSGAVLFSIAAVVGSASAGLASPSLVRLVEERVSAPGRARAQAFVNAGTGPGLVVAGVLALLLLPDWRTAWAVSGVAAVLVGAAVLVGAGRRDEHGGGRGPSTPGRRWSRAHARLLVVALLYGAGTASVWTFGRSTLVDAGASTVTSVLLWVAVGVGGAAVTVTSRRTAGLRARTLWLVTALVTAAAVAVEGVVPSSGAVSLAAGVVFGWGYTAATGALIAWTTEIAPEHAAAGTSVLFVVLVLGQAVGAAALGTVLDAAGPAVAFLLAAAVTAIGAVGSVRSRRSQERTELDLPVAGA encoded by the coding sequence GTGCAGCCTAGGCTCCGAGAAGTGAAACGATCGTTTTCGTTACGGAGGGCCGCCTTCCTCGGCTCAGGGCTGGCGCTGATCGCGGTGACGTACGGCCTGGTCCGACTCGCCTTCGGACTCTTCCTGCCCGACGTGCAACGTGACCTCGACCTCGAAGCGACGGCCGCCGGGTGGGTGTCCGCCGCTGCGTCCGCGTGCTACTGCGTCGGAGCGCTGGCGGGGTTCGTGCTCGCTCGGTCGCACGCCCGGGCACTCGTCCTCTCGGCCGCCGTCACGGCCGCCGCGGGGGCGCTCGGGATGGCGGCGAGCTCCGGCGCCGTGCTGTTCTCGATCGCGGCGGTGGTCGGCTCGGCGAGCGCCGGTCTGGCGTCGCCGTCGCTCGTGCGGCTCGTGGAGGAGCGGGTGTCCGCGCCCGGTCGTGCCCGGGCGCAGGCGTTCGTGAACGCGGGGACCGGCCCGGGTTTGGTCGTCGCGGGGGTGCTCGCGCTCCTGCTCCTGCCGGACTGGCGGACGGCCTGGGCGGTGTCCGGTGTCGCAGCGGTGCTCGTGGGTGCGGCGGTGCTCGTCGGCGCCGGCCGTCGTGACGAGCACGGCGGCGGTCGGGGACCGTCGACCCCCGGGCGTCGGTGGTCCCGTGCGCACGCCCGGCTGCTCGTCGTCGCCCTCCTGTACGGCGCCGGGACCGCGAGCGTGTGGACCTTCGGTCGGTCGACGCTCGTCGATGCCGGGGCCTCGACGGTGACGTCGGTGCTGCTGTGGGTCGCGGTCGGGGTCGGTGGCGCGGCGGTCACGGTCACGAGCCGTCGGACGGCAGGCCTCCGGGCGCGGACGCTGTGGCTGGTGACGGCCCTCGTCACGGCCGCCGCCGTCGCCGTGGAGGGGGTCGTCCCGTCATCCGGCGCGGTGTCCCTCGCGGCCGGGGTGGTCTTCGGATGGGGCTACACGGCCGCGACCGGTGCACTCATCGCGTGGACGACGGAGATCGCCCCCGAGCACGCCGCGGCGGGCACGTCGGTGCTGTTCGTCGTGCTCGTCCTCGGTCAGGCCGTCGGGGCGGCCGCCCTGGGGACCGTGCTCGACGCTGCGGGTCCGGCGGTGGCGTTCCTGCTCGCGGCAGCGGTCACCGCCATCGGTGCCGTGGGCTCGGTCCGGTCGCGTCGGTCACAGGAGCGGACGGAGCTCGACCTTCCGGTTGCAGGCGCGTGA
- a CDS encoding peroxiredoxin-like family protein: MTDQTIARQVETFNEGFTAQIGPELSAVFDGEQRDLRGAGVPDGVVAVGDTAPDAPLVTPTGDTTSFAEARGTTPTVVVFYRGAWCPYCNITLRTYQQELLPALQERGVELVAVSPQTPEAAEQSITNGELAFPVLTDPENVLAGRFGIVTEPSAAARGAHTQLGFDVADSNADATAAIPFPSVFVIDADGVVRFADVHVDYTTRTEVATVVAAVDDLLVANR, translated from the coding sequence GTGACCGACCAGACCATCGCCCGCCAGGTGGAGACGTTCAACGAGGGCTTCACGGCCCAGATCGGCCCGGAGCTCTCCGCGGTGTTCGACGGCGAACAGCGGGACCTCCGCGGCGCTGGCGTCCCCGACGGCGTCGTCGCCGTGGGCGACACCGCCCCTGATGCACCGCTCGTCACCCCGACCGGCGACACCACCTCGTTCGCCGAGGCCCGCGGCACCACCCCGACCGTCGTCGTCTTCTACCGGGGCGCCTGGTGCCCCTACTGCAACATCACGCTCCGCACGTACCAGCAGGAGCTCCTGCCGGCGCTCCAGGAGCGTGGGGTCGAGCTGGTGGCCGTGTCGCCGCAGACGCCGGAGGCCGCGGAGCAGTCGATCACGAACGGCGAGCTGGCATTCCCGGTGCTGACCGACCCCGAGAACGTCCTGGCCGGGCGGTTCGGGATCGTGACCGAGCCCAGCGCCGCGGCTCGCGGCGCGCACACGCAGCTCGGGTTCGACGTCGCGGACAGCAACGCGGACGCGACGGCGGCGATCCCGTTCCCGTCGGTCTTCGTGATCGACGCCGACGGCGTCGTCCGCTTCGCGGACGTCCACGTGGACTACACGACGCGCACCGAGGTGGCGACCGTCGTCGCAGCGGTCGACGACCTGCTGGTCGCGAACCGCTGA
- a CDS encoding YciI family protein → MQFLVNVIDDGQAAAVGRTESATEAEAAAVDALDERLDADGRIVFAAGVSAPADATVVDARGAAPIVRPGPAVEAAEYVAGFWVLDLPDPETAERIATEASRACNRKVELRPLL, encoded by the coding sequence ATGCAGTTCCTCGTCAACGTCATCGACGACGGCCAGGCCGCCGCGGTCGGTCGCACCGAGTCGGCGACCGAAGCCGAGGCGGCAGCGGTCGACGCCCTCGACGAGCGACTCGACGCCGACGGCCGGATCGTCTTCGCCGCCGGCGTCTCGGCACCCGCCGACGCGACGGTCGTCGACGCCCGCGGTGCCGCACCGATCGTCCGACCGGGACCGGCGGTCGAAGCCGCTGAGTACGTCGCGGGCTTCTGGGTCCTCGACCTCCCGGACCCGGAGACCGCGGAGCGGATCGCGACCGAGGCGTCACGCGCCTGCAACCGGAAGGTCGAGCTCCGTCCGCTCCTGTGA
- a CDS encoding serine hydrolase: MTTARAALDRFVAAVDAEGLGAYGVHVRVGDDEVAHRWRSDDRENVYSVSKGVSALAVGIAVDEGLLTLDTRVPELLPDVQLGEGVDRVSVRHLLTMTSGIDFAWFGDEPVPGDDLAATMLALPATGTGERFRYTDSSPYVAMRMLAAVVGDVRDWLLPRLFDPLGIDNPQWHRCPLGFVVGGSGLALRTSELARIGRLLRDRGSFAGQQLVSASWVDGMHAGWVEAGTDGPFTRYGLAVWDGPGPAWRLDGRYGQYVVVDQDRDAVVTVTAHEETHDHRLAELAVSSVRSA, translated from the coding sequence GTGACCACGGCGCGGGCCGCCCTCGACCGCTTCGTCGCGGCCGTCGACGCGGAGGGCCTCGGCGCGTACGGGGTGCACGTCCGTGTCGGCGACGACGAGGTCGCGCACCGGTGGCGGAGCGACGACCGCGAGAACGTGTACTCGGTGTCGAAGGGCGTCTCTGCGCTGGCCGTCGGCATCGCGGTCGACGAGGGCCTGCTCACGCTCGACACCCGCGTGCCCGAGCTGCTGCCGGACGTGCAGCTCGGCGAGGGCGTCGACCGTGTGTCGGTGCGGCACCTGCTCACGATGACGAGCGGCATCGACTTCGCGTGGTTCGGCGACGAGCCCGTGCCTGGTGACGACCTCGCCGCGACGATGCTCGCCCTGCCGGCGACCGGGACGGGCGAGCGCTTCCGGTACACCGACTCGAGCCCGTACGTCGCGATGCGGATGCTCGCAGCGGTGGTCGGGGACGTGCGCGACTGGCTGCTCCCACGGCTGTTCGATCCGCTCGGCATCGACAACCCGCAGTGGCACCGCTGCCCGCTCGGCTTCGTCGTCGGTGGGAGCGGGCTCGCGCTCCGGACGTCCGAGCTCGCACGCATCGGTCGTCTGCTGCGGGACCGCGGCTCCTTCGCGGGGCAGCAGCTGGTGTCGGCGTCGTGGGTCGACGGGATGCACGCGGGCTGGGTCGAGGCGGGCACGGACGGCCCGTTCACCCGGTACGGCCTCGCGGTGTGGGACGGTCCGGGCCCGGCGTGGCGGCTCGACGGCCGCTACGGGCAGTACGTGGTCGTGGACCAGGACCGGGACGCCGTCGTCACGGTGACCGCGCACGAGGAGACGCACGACCACCGGCTCGCGGAACTCGCGGTGTCCTCCGTCCGATCGGCCTGA
- a CDS encoding RimK/LysX family protein has product MSRTPTIAGWREWAALPGLALPWIKVKLDTGARSSALHAFDLEELPGDRVRFSVHPWQDTDADAVTVECDIHDRRTIRSSTGHTQERIVILTPITLHEQTVDAEVTLSNRDQMGFRMLVGREALRQGFLVDPARSFLGGRAPKAIRRRNRGRA; this is encoded by the coding sequence ATGAGCCGCACCCCGACGATCGCAGGATGGCGCGAGTGGGCTGCCCTGCCGGGGCTCGCGCTGCCGTGGATCAAGGTCAAGCTCGACACCGGCGCCCGGAGCTCGGCGCTGCACGCGTTCGACCTCGAGGAGCTCCCCGGCGACCGGGTCCGGTTCTCGGTGCACCCGTGGCAGGACACCGACGCCGACGCGGTCACCGTCGAGTGCGACATCCACGACCGCCGGACCATCCGCAGCTCCACGGGGCACACCCAGGAGCGCATCGTCATCCTCACCCCGATCACCCTGCACGAGCAGACGGTGGATGCCGAGGTCACCCTGAGCAACCGCGACCAGATGGGGTTCCGGATGCTCGTCGGCCGCGAGGCCCTGCGCCAGGGGTTCCTCGTCGACCCCGCGCGCTCCTTCCTCGGCGGTCGCGCCCCGAAGGCGATCCGACGCCGGAACCGGGGTCGGGCGTGA
- a CDS encoding response regulator transcription factor codes for MAADDLTIVLADDQDLVRAGFKVILESEPGLRVVGEAADGEQAVDAVVRLRPDVVCLDVQMPGVDGLEAARRIAALDDPPAVLVLTTFDHDDALFQALEAGASGFLLKNASPERLIEAVRTVAAGDALLAPDVTRRVISRATAAPVPTPTTPVDTTAIAAAAVAGAGLTEREAEVLRLLARGLSNAEIARELFVGDATVKTHVSNVLQKLGLRDRIQAVVWAFEHGVAG; via the coding sequence ATGGCTGCCGACGACCTGACCATCGTGCTGGCGGACGACCAGGACCTCGTCCGGGCCGGCTTCAAGGTGATCCTCGAGTCCGAGCCGGGCCTCCGCGTCGTGGGCGAAGCGGCCGACGGGGAGCAGGCCGTCGACGCGGTCGTGCGGCTCCGGCCCGACGTGGTGTGCCTCGACGTGCAGATGCCCGGCGTCGACGGCCTCGAGGCAGCCCGGCGCATCGCCGCCCTCGACGACCCGCCCGCGGTGCTCGTGCTCACCACGTTCGACCACGACGACGCGCTCTTCCAGGCGCTCGAGGCCGGCGCGAGCGGGTTCCTGCTGAAGAACGCCTCCCCCGAGCGGCTGATCGAGGCCGTGCGCACGGTCGCCGCCGGGGACGCCCTGCTCGCGCCGGACGTCACCCGCCGGGTGATCAGCCGTGCCACCGCGGCGCCGGTACCGACCCCGACGACGCCGGTCGACACGACCGCGATCGCCGCGGCCGCCGTCGCCGGCGCGGGCCTGACCGAGCGGGAGGCCGAGGTGCTCCGGCTCCTCGCCCGGGGTCTGAGCAACGCCGAGATCGCCCGCGAGCTGTTCGTCGGGGACGCCACCGTGAAGACGCACGTGTCGAACGTGCTGCAGAAGCTCGGACTGCGCGACCGCATCCAGGCCGTGGTCTGGGCGTTCGAGCACGGCGTCGCGGGCTAG
- a CDS encoding sensor histidine kinase, which translates to MGATTSEWSRLPVGRQELRQDAVLAGALALGMATTVTLYGSSGAYDDDQAAWWVSALMVLANTVPIAFRRRFPMSALVVVALAFVGTQLLHVPELFVVNFTLFIALYTVGAWCSDRVRAEAVRWVVIGGMFAWLFLAIVFGWSMPTALPNDGDALIPPYIAYSLLNVLINVVYFGAAWYAGNRAWSAAVARHELDLRTAELTAERERSAAQAITLERVRIARELHDVVAHHVALMGVQAGAARRVLGRDPEQAASSLSVVEDSARTAVEELRRMLGTLRAHDVGDAGRDGAAPAGSTAAGAAPSTEGIGRIAEVVEAARTAGHPADWSVVGEERPVPPTVAAVAFRVAQEAVTNVLKHAGHGARADLRLRYLADAVEVEVTDDGRGGTRDTTGSGLGHVGMRERVAAVGGTVEIGPRARGGYLVRAWLPTT; encoded by the coding sequence ATGGGGGCGACGACGAGCGAGTGGTCACGGCTGCCGGTGGGCCGGCAGGAGCTGCGGCAGGACGCCGTGCTCGCGGGCGCGCTCGCGCTCGGCATGGCGACGACGGTCACGCTGTACGGGTCCTCCGGGGCGTACGACGACGACCAGGCCGCGTGGTGGGTGTCCGCGCTCATGGTGCTCGCGAACACGGTGCCGATCGCGTTCCGGCGGCGGTTCCCGATGTCGGCGCTCGTGGTCGTCGCGCTCGCCTTCGTCGGCACGCAGCTGCTGCACGTGCCCGAGCTCTTCGTCGTCAACTTCACGCTGTTCATCGCCCTGTACACCGTGGGGGCCTGGTGCTCGGACCGGGTCCGCGCCGAGGCCGTGCGGTGGGTGGTGATCGGCGGCATGTTCGCGTGGCTGTTCCTCGCGATCGTGTTCGGCTGGTCGATGCCGACGGCGCTGCCGAACGACGGTGACGCCCTCATCCCGCCCTACATCGCCTACTCGCTGCTCAACGTGCTCATCAACGTCGTGTACTTCGGGGCCGCGTGGTACGCCGGCAACCGTGCGTGGAGCGCCGCGGTCGCCCGGCACGAGCTCGACCTGCGCACCGCCGAGCTCACCGCGGAGCGCGAACGCTCGGCGGCGCAGGCGATCACGCTCGAACGGGTCCGGATCGCCCGCGAGCTGCACGACGTCGTCGCCCACCACGTCGCACTCATGGGCGTGCAGGCCGGCGCAGCACGTCGCGTGCTCGGCCGTGATCCCGAGCAGGCCGCGTCGTCGCTCTCGGTGGTCGAGGACAGCGCCCGCACCGCCGTCGAGGAGCTCCGGCGAATGCTCGGCACCCTGCGCGCGCACGACGTGGGCGACGCCGGTCGCGACGGTGCGGCCCCGGCGGGGAGCACCGCCGCCGGCGCCGCGCCGAGCACCGAGGGGATCGGTCGGATCGCGGAGGTCGTCGAGGCGGCCCGGACCGCGGGCCACCCCGCCGACTGGTCCGTCGTCGGCGAGGAGCGGCCGGTCCCGCCCACGGTCGCCGCGGTGGCCTTCCGGGTCGCGCAGGAGGCCGTCACGAACGTCCTCAAGCACGCCGGGCACGGTGCACGAGCGGACCTCCGGCTCCGGTACCTCGCCGACGCCGTCGAGGTCGAGGTCACCGACGACGGCCGCGGCGGCACACGGGACACCACCGGCAGCGGTCTCGGCCACGTCGGGATGCGGGAGCGGGTCGCCGCCGTCGGCGGGACCGTCGAGATCGGGCCGCGCGCCCGGGGAGGGTACCTGGTGCGGGCATGGCTGCCGACGACCTGA
- a CDS encoding TetR/AcrR family transcriptional regulator, which translates to MAMRTGTRRKLLDAAEELFFTHGIAATPVDAVLDRAGVSSATLYREWGSKEALVAAALDRRHDEWTATWDRAIAAAPDDRARLDAVFDALDAFRSTPTGSRWCAFLGTAAELADAPEEVRAVLARETDTLRDRLTGAAEPLVGAADAPALAEDLLLVVSGALAMRLRDRRTGTATARAVADAVVRAHRADGACTTSHGTPG; encoded by the coding sequence ATGGCGATGCGCACAGGGACCCGGCGCAAGCTCCTCGACGCCGCCGAGGAACTGTTCTTCACGCACGGCATCGCCGCCACCCCGGTCGACGCCGTCCTCGACCGAGCCGGCGTCTCCTCCGCCACGCTCTACCGTGAGTGGGGCAGCAAGGAAGCCCTCGTCGCCGCGGCCCTCGACCGCCGCCACGACGAGTGGACCGCCACGTGGGACCGCGCGATCGCCGCGGCACCGGACGACCGTGCCCGGCTCGACGCCGTGTTCGACGCACTCGACGCCTTCCGCTCGACCCCGACCGGCTCCCGCTGGTGCGCCTTCCTCGGCACCGCCGCCGAGCTCGCTGACGCCCCCGAGGAGGTCCGCGCGGTCCTCGCCCGCGAGACCGACACCCTGCGCGACCGACTCACCGGCGCCGCCGAGCCGCTCGTCGGCGCCGCCGACGCTCCCGCGCTCGCCGAGGACCTGCTGCTCGTCGTGTCCGGCGCCCTCGCGATGCGACTCCGCGACCGGCGCACCGGCACGGCGACCGCCCGCGCCGTCGCCGACGCGGTCGTGCGGGCCCACCGCGCGGACGGCGCCTGCACGACCTCACACGGAACACCCGGCTGA